ATTCCTTCTGATTACTGCTGGCGAATTTTGCAGAAAAACATCTTTTCCTGGGAAATTAGACAAAGAGGCTGTCGGCAAAAAACGAAGGCCGGCGAAAAGCGGCCGGCCTTGTCATCAATCCATCATTCGTTTTTTGTATACGGCGGCCACTAGAGCAAACACAGCAGCAGTCCATACAATTATTGCCGCCAGATGGGACCATACATCCGATAGGCCAGCCCCCGCTTCAACCTGATTAGCCAAGTCAATGAGCTGCAGATTTGGCAAGTACTCAATAAATATTAAAACTGGATATTTTTCTATAAAAGGGGTCAAGAACGAGCCAAAGGAAAAAATCATCATAATGGGCAAAATAACAACCGATGCTTCCATTACGGATTTTGTCAACAATCCAAGCAATGTGCCAATTCCAATATAAAAGACAGCAGACAGAATAATAGCCATACCAACTATTATTACATTATCAGGATTATAACCAGTTAAAAATGCAGCTATAATGATAACGGCAATGGTGCTAATAAAGCTCAATAAACTTTTCCCGAATAA
This window of the Cytobacillus pseudoceanisediminis genome carries:
- a CDS encoding ABC transporter permease: MLSPASTLEILFGKSLLSFISTIAVIIIAAFLTGYNPDNVIIVGMAIILSAVFYIGIGTLLGLLTKSVMEASVVILPIMMIFSFGSFLTPFIEKYPVLIFIEYLPNLQLIDLANQVEAGAGLSDVWSHLAAIIVWTAAVFALVAAVYKKRMMD